In Festucalex cinctus isolate MCC-2025b chromosome 9, RoL_Fcin_1.0, whole genome shotgun sequence, the DNA window GCAAGTTTGACACGAGCTTCGCAGTCTGCAAGATTTGCAAAAAGAGGGTTAAGCACTGCGGGAACACCACAAATGTGCGCTCTCACTTCACCAGGTATCACCTAGAGTTACTGGACACGGTGCCGAGTCCGGCACCAGTGGCAGACAAACGCGCACTGCAGTACATGGCCAAACTCGCTGCCAGCTCCGCGCGGAACGAAAAAATAAACAGGTCTTTGGCCCGCCTCCTCGACAAAGACTGCCTTACTAACAGTATGGAGGAGAACGAGGGGTTTGTCCACGCGTTGCAGACAGAGGAGCCAAGGTAGGTTCGGCATCCGGGCATTTCCGCAacgcaatgcaaatgcttcctcTGTGAAGACAAGCGGCGTATTGTTGCTTTTGCTTGTGacgactagcatacaaaccggGAAGATTGTTATAGAAATCAAACGACATTTAAACCAatataatcctcacaaatcagaTGACGCGGATCCAAAATCCAGTGCTTTTCAACGAGTGATGTTTTTTCCCTAAAAGTACTGAGAAATATTACTGctaatgttttacatttttgcaaCAGTTGTGTTCCACATGCTATTTTGGTACTGCAATTTCCTGTGAAATGGAAATGCATGTTGTtcaaccgtttttttttgtttttttttaatacagatgcacttatttttgtttcatcttATTTTATACGATAAAagcgatttaaaaaatatagctaaCTATATAGACTTGTGTAGCAGTTGTGGTCCACATGCTTTTGTGGAAAACAGTGCTTTCCTTACAATACAAACTtaataaattatacatttgaAATGTGTGGTAGGTGagaaaagactaaaaaaaaaaaaatagtagcggTCCTTGCTTGAATGGTGGTATGATAGGGCTAGTTTACATTATTAAGTAATGTCAATTGTTATGCATATtaataaattgttttgtttttttcctccagcaCAACATTTGGTCGCCCAGTTCCATCATGCTCTGTTAAAGATGCTGCCTTGCTAACAGAGAGCATTTTAGACATGCTGATCACTGATATGCGCCCACTATCTATGGTGGAGGACAAGGGATTTAGAAAGATGATTTCGACTTTCAACCCTAAGTACAACATACCATCGATAGCTTTTTTCACAAGTATGATGGAGAGGAGGCACCAAGAAATGACTGAGAAATTGAAAAATGTCCTTCAGGACACGGAGTGTGTTGCACTGACTACAGACGTCTGGACGAGTGTGGCCGCCGCGATCTATCTCGGGCTGTCTTGTCACTTCTTGGGGGAAGATTGGGAGATGAAGTGTCTCTACCTCGCGACGATGCGTCTCGAAGAGAGGCACGCGGCTGCCGACATTGCGGACTGGCTGGAGGAGGCCGTTGGCAAATTTAGTATTCCGTTGCCAAAGGTGAAAGCAGTTGTCCATGGCAATGAGGCCTCCATGGGGGCGCTTGAAATTCTGGCGGAGAGGCATGACTGGGTTTCCTTGATGTGCTCAGGGCACACTCTGAATGTAGTTGTTGAGAGTACGCTAAGAAACAAAGACAGCATTGCGAAGTGTGTGGATTCCGCTAGATGCCTggtcgaacattttaaacgaaATGAAGTCGCTTGTGCCAAGCTCATAGAAAAGCAGCAAGAAATGGGAATGCCTCCGATGATGTTGATCCCGGATGTAAGTGCTGAGTGGACCAGCACATACCACATGCTGTCCAGGCTCCTCGAACAAAGATGGCCAGTGACCGCGGCGCTTTCCGATCCCACAGTCGTAAAAGAGCCACACCTGGATCTAGATGCGGAGCAGTGGAACCTCATCGAGGAGCTGACTCAGGTCCTCGGACCATTTGAAGGAGCGACGGCGTTTCTTAGTGGGGAGCAATGTGTTACCCTCTCTGCTCTTCCACAGCTGGTGCACAACCTGAAGAAATCGATGCTGAGTTCGACATTCAAAACCGCATCAGCCACGGCTTTCCAGGCTCAAGTGGCCGAACAGATCACAGAGAAATGGCAAAAACTGTTTTCATTCCAACCCGAAGCTCCTAACACTGTCCTCTTGGCTGCAGCTTTGGACCCGAGGTTTCGAAAACTCAAGTTCTTGCCTGATGAAGAAGTGTTTAAAGTCCAGTGCACAATCCAGTCCATGGCGCTCGTTGTTAGAATGGAAGCAAGACATTCAAATGAAAGCGGGAATGAAGAGGCCACCGCCAAAACAAAAGACCGCTTAAGTACAAAGTACGGATCGTTGCTCAAAAGTATTCTGGGATCGCCGTCAGACTCCAGCAGCAgcgatgaggaggaggaagatgaggatgagCAGCTAAGTCAAGCGGTGCAGAAGGAGGTCTTGCAGTATTTTGGAGAACAGCCTCTCTCCAAGAAGGAGAACCCATTGGCATGGTGGAGGCAAAACGCAGCACGCTATCCAACCTTGGCTAAGCTGGCCAAGTCGTTTTTGGTTATTCCAGCGATGTCGACACCCTCAGAGCGGCTAGCCTCCGCTGCTGGGAACATCCCGTCAAAGCGGAGGGCAAGCATCGGATCggagcaagtcaatatgttgaCTTTTCTCCATTGTAATCATAcactcttgtaaaaaaaaaaaacaacaacactaatAGCCTATCTACCTCGTCTAGGCACTTTTCTAAATTTGTTTTGTGATTGCAGCATGTAATCCAAGCCTAAATGGCCTGAAatgccacctttttttttttttgagctctCATTTTAAATTGgatacgatatatatatatatatatttgcgacATTAAGGTGAATGTTACaagatgcaatatttttttttttttaatttcacaaaTGTTTTGCTTCATCACCTGTTTTTCTGTTATGTTGACCTACACTGTATGTtgaattgattttcaacatGTTTAATTAAAGTGTTAAACAAAACTGTTTCCTTACATTTGTCTGTGGCACAGGAATGTTTCGcttgaatgtatttttgtgtgatATTCAAATTTATTGACGCATCATTCTTCCAAATTGAACATTTCTGATGTGTTTTTTACAATACCCAATTCTACTGTGCTGCATCATATTGAGGTGTCTGCTACTTTAACCAAAATATTAAATAGACCCAACAGTGTCAACACATCACACCAAATAagttaaaacataatttttaacAGTCCTTTAATACCATAATGGCCATTTATACTACTACATCTTTTGTTGAAAAATGAGCACAGTAAGTGTTAAACAGCCAGATCAAGGGACTAAGACAATGAAAATGATTATTCTGCAAGTTGTGAAGATGGACGGACGATTGACATCCGCCGCGTGTCGTGTTCCACTCAGCCACATCCACATGTGCGATACTCAGGATGGAAGGAAGACACCCATCTCATATACTGTCCAGCTGCTTTAGTACAAATGGAGCTGTGAATAAATGAGTACTTTTGATTATTCAGCAACACAATTTTGAGTTAAAacaacactggggaaaaaccggGGAgtgatattttaatttaaaaaaaacgagtaAACTTATTAACTCAGAAattaagtaaattttacaagaagAGGTTAAATAGAATTTCAGAGTTAAAAAAACAGTTTCCTCAAGTAAATACCACTcctaatttttttaataaaaaaaaagaaatcatatACCTCTCATAGCATTGTGCGTTTAGGTATTTTTCCCCCAAGAAACCTAAGATaatcacattcaactcaaaacaTGCATAATTAAGTCCTCTCATTTGCAGGTCACCAgaatttttcaatattttacattttacctCTTGGTAATTTCGCCACTTTAGTAACACAAACTTAACATGTTTAGTCAATTTAATAAGAATTATTAAAGGACAACAGAAAATACCACGGTAAGGTTTATATAGGAGGACATCGTTTAGTGGCATTCCAATGTCATCTTGCCATCTTCTGTGTGTACTCACTGGCTCTGAGGAGAGCAACGTAAATAAGAAAGTTTCGTAAAGATGAGACGACGTCTTGTCgcattttcttcttcatttcctcTGGGTCCATCTTTGGTCCGAGTCCTTCCAGTTTTAACATGATGAATTAGCTTCTCCGTTTTAATTTCAACGCGAGGCTGCTGCTTTTCAGGAGCATGGAAGAAACGCTATGACCCGGAAATGTCCGCCGGAAGTAGTTAAGGTCAAGTATGGTGAACGAGGAGAGACAAACTGCACTAAGACTGTACAAAATGAActcgaaataaaagcgtttgTACAAATGTACCAATCCAACTTATACCAATACGCTACAGCCATAATACCAATGGCGACCCATAAATGTCAAAATGCAACTATCAATAGTAATTAACGTCGCCATACAAGCGAACAAATAGAGGGCCTTTAAATACTACGACTCacccaaattaaaaataattctattattattattattattattattattattattattattattattattattattattattattttgaggaAATTGTCATAGAAAAGGGGCCACTAGGTGGCtgtaaaagtaaacaaacagtgCACATGGATACAATAATTtggtttaacacaaaaaaaaaactgtaagagGCCGCTCCAGATAAATCCAATTGCGATGTTCTTACATTTAATTTAATGGAATTGGCACAGTCAAGAAATATGGGGGTCTGGTGGTCTACTTGTTTGATTATACAGTTGTTCTGTAATGGCCTGATGGGAAAACACGCATCGAAGGTAAAATACCCtaatctgttctttttttttttttttttttttagggctacACATACAGAAATATATTGA includes these proteins:
- the tomm5 gene encoding mitochondrial import receptor subunit TOM5 homolog, whose product is MLKLEGLGPKMDPEEMKKKMRQDVVSSLRNFLIYVALLRATPFVLKQLDSI
- the LOC144026377 gene encoding E3 SUMO-protein ligase ZBED1-like, producing MAKLAASSARNEKINRSLARLLDKDCLTNSMEENEGFVHALQTEEPSTTFGRPVPSCSVKDAALLTESILDMLITDMRPLSMVEDKGFRKMISTFNPKYNIPSIAFFTSMMERRHQEMTEKLKNVLQDTECVALTTDVWTSVAAAIYLGLSCHFLGEDWEMKCLYLATMRLEERHAAADIADWLEEAVGKFSIPLPKVKAVVHGNEASMGALEILAERHDWVSLMCSGHTLNVVVESTLRNKDSIAKCVDSARCLVEHFKRNEVACAKLIEKQQEMGMPPMMLIPDVSAEWTSTYHMLSRLLEQRWPVTAALSDPTVVKEPHLDLDAEQWNLIEELTQVLGPFEGATAFLSGEQCVTLSALPQLVHNLKKSMLSSTFKTASATAFQAQVAEQITEKWQKLFSFQPEAPNTVLLAAALDPRFRKLKFLPDEEVFKVQCTIQSMALVVRMEARHSNESGNEEATAKTKDRLSTKYGSLLKSILGSPSDSSSSDEEEEDEDEQLSQAVQKEVLQYFGEQPLSKKENPLAWWRQNAARYPTLAKLAKSFLVIPAMSTPSERLASAAGNIPSKRRASIGSEQVNMLTFLHCNHTLL